The Thermonema lapsum genome window below encodes:
- a CDS encoding DUF3108 domain-containing protein — protein sequence MKRLVSLILLWVLLVAAKWKESYRVVEHDAFQAGEEIDYLLHYMFVNAGTAHIEVSKKLYSVNGRPCYRVDVYGRSIGGLEMVTKIRDFWRSYIDTAAIAPHRFYRNIQEGRYKKEETTQFYPLQRLAKVKDEKGESVVKTPPYVQDLVSGFYYVRTLDFRRYQKGDTLRIPGILEHDIYDLAVLYLGKEEVETKFGWIDCHVLSPVMPPNELFRGKHPVKMWVSADRNQIPVKIAAELLIGAVEVDIENYKNLKHPMPFKKKY from the coding sequence ATGAAAAGGTTAGTGTCCTTAATACTTCTGTGGGTGTTGCTGGTAGCAGCAAAGTGGAAAGAAAGCTATCGCGTGGTAGAACATGATGCCTTTCAGGCAGGGGAGGAAATAGATTATTTGCTGCATTATATGTTTGTGAATGCAGGTACTGCCCATATTGAAGTGAGCAAAAAGTTGTATTCGGTCAATGGGCGCCCTTGCTATAGGGTCGATGTGTATGGCAGAAGCATAGGAGGGCTTGAGATGGTTACCAAAATCCGTGATTTTTGGCGCTCTTATATTGACACCGCCGCCATTGCACCACATCGTTTCTACCGAAACATTCAAGAGGGCAGGTACAAAAAAGAGGAAACAACGCAGTTCTATCCTCTGCAGCGCTTGGCAAAGGTAAAAGATGAGAAAGGAGAGTCAGTGGTGAAAACCCCGCCTTATGTGCAAGACTTGGTAAGTGGTTTTTATTATGTGCGTACTCTCGATTTCCGTCGGTATCAAAAAGGCGACACACTGCGCATACCGGGTATTCTGGAACACGATATTTATGACCTGGCAGTTCTTTATCTGGGCAAAGAAGAAGTGGAAACCAAATTTGGATGGATAGACTGTCATGTGCTTTCGCCTGTGATGCCTCCCAACGAGTTGTTTAGAGGCAAGCACCCAGTGAAAATGTGGGTGTCGGCAGATAGAAATCAAATCCCGGTGAAAATTGCCGCCGAACTGCTGATTGGTGCTGTCGAAGTAGATATTGAAAACTACAAAAACCTCAAGCACCCCATGCCTTTTAAGAAAAAATATTGA
- a CDS encoding Smr/MutS family protein — protein sequence MNIGDRVRLLHDHMEGVVVKIQGNIAEVEIEEGFIIPVAANELVLIAKEENQYFDTTPPKASKSAKESSGSKEAGQRQQGGDKSPLYSYKGLYLAFIPTNDRLYQLYLINNTDWTTPYAVSKEQNGNHMGVAGGVLGARQYARLDEVNIEQFDSWGIYYFQVLFFRQGYYTLPHPLLRKLQFRASTFFKALQMAPILDKEGYVFQLDKDFQWKATEWEASRPMDAQQIIHSLLKQDQAEQSKIAVEVPEYEVDLHIEKLLPNHKGMSPDAIFAYQLDVFERKLDAAIASGMSEIIFIHGVGNGKLRDAIQKRAGRHPQVEFFQDAHKEKFGYGATLIKLKSK from the coding sequence ATGAATATAGGAGATCGCGTGCGCCTCTTGCACGACCATATGGAAGGCGTCGTAGTAAAAATACAAGGTAATATTGCCGAAGTAGAAATAGAAGAGGGCTTCATTATTCCGGTAGCAGCCAATGAGTTGGTGCTCATTGCCAAAGAGGAAAACCAATATTTCGACACAACCCCACCTAAAGCAAGCAAGTCTGCAAAAGAAAGCAGCGGGTCGAAAGAAGCTGGTCAGCGGCAGCAAGGTGGCGATAAGTCGCCCCTTTACAGCTACAAAGGCTTATATTTGGCTTTCATTCCTACCAATGACCGCCTCTATCAGCTTTATCTTATCAATAACACAGACTGGACTACCCCTTACGCTGTAAGCAAGGAGCAAAACGGAAACCACATGGGAGTAGCCGGCGGTGTACTGGGCGCACGCCAATATGCGCGCCTCGATGAGGTAAATATTGAGCAGTTCGACAGCTGGGGCATCTATTATTTCCAAGTGCTATTCTTCCGGCAAGGTTATTACACACTGCCCCACCCGCTGCTGCGCAAACTACAATTCCGGGCTTCCACTTTCTTTAAAGCTCTACAAATGGCACCTATACTCGACAAAGAGGGCTATGTGTTTCAATTGGATAAAGACTTTCAATGGAAAGCCACCGAGTGGGAAGCAAGCCGTCCGATGGATGCACAGCAGATTATCCATAGCTTGCTTAAACAAGACCAAGCCGAGCAAAGCAAAATAGCAGTGGAAGTTCCCGAGTATGAAGTGGACTTGCACATAGAAAAGCTATTGCCAAATCATAAAGGCATGAGCCCGGATGCCATCTTCGCCTATCAACTCGATGTCTTTGAAAGAAAGCTGGATGCCGCTATCGCCTCAGGTATGTCGGAGATTATCTTTATTCATGGCGTAGGCAACGGCAAGCTGCGTGATGCCATTCAAAAACGCGCCGGGCGTCACCCACAAGTGGAGTTTTTTCAAGATGCCCACAAAGAGAAATTTGGCTACGGAGCCACGCTCATCAAACTGAAAAGTAAGTAA
- the nuoK gene encoding NADH-quinone oxidoreductase subunit NuoK, with the protein MHFFLNIGALLFCTGLAMLLTKRQAVMWLVGIELMLNAANINLVVFSRIYNPENQIFAIFVMVVAVAEACIILALFLMLYKQYKHTNIDQLNELKH; encoded by the coding sequence ATGCATTTCTTCTTGAACATTGGTGCCCTTCTTTTCTGCACTGGCTTGGCAATGCTGCTTACCAAGCGGCAAGCCGTGATGTGGCTGGTAGGAATCGAGCTTATGTTGAATGCTGCCAACATCAACTTGGTAGTATTTTCTCGGATTTACAATCCTGAAAATCAAATATTTGCCATTTTTGTCATGGTGGTGGCAGTAGCCGAAGCCTGTATTATACTGGCTTTGTTTCTGATGCTTTACAAGCAATACAAACATACAAATATAGACCAACTGAACGAACTGAAACACTGA
- a CDS encoding regulatory protein RecX, whose translation MKKARRPSSRSLSFEEVYAKACRYCAYQERSPAEVEQFLKDKFMLSEAERRRCIDHLIEDGFLNKRRFAMLYAQSKFRQKQWGKQKIAFHLKQKAIDDQLIEEALDALDPIEYEACLQKLLEQKNESLQKTESDPLKQRAKLIRYAQQKGYESDLIYKLMQALGN comes from the coding sequence ATGAAAAAAGCCCGGCGCCCCAGCTCACGCAGCTTGTCCTTCGAGGAAGTATATGCCAAAGCCTGCCGTTATTGTGCTTATCAAGAGCGGTCGCCTGCTGAGGTAGAGCAATTCCTCAAAGACAAATTCATGCTTTCGGAAGCGGAACGGCGGCGCTGCATCGACCATCTTATAGAAGACGGTTTTTTGAACAAACGCCGCTTTGCCATGCTTTATGCGCAAAGTAAATTCAGGCAGAAGCAATGGGGAAAGCAAAAAATAGCCTTTCACCTAAAACAAAAAGCCATTGATGACCAGCTCATAGAAGAAGCCCTTGACGCCCTCGACCCGATTGAATATGAAGCATGCCTGCAGAAGCTATTGGAGCAAAAAAATGAATCCCTGCAAAAAACAGAAAGCGACCCATTGAAACAACGAGCCAAGCTCATACGCTATGCTCAACAAAAAGGCTATGAATCTGATTTAATCTATAAGCTAATGCAGGCTTTGGGAAATTAG
- a CDS encoding CDP-alcohol phosphatidyltransferase family protein, with translation MHTITRHIPNALTLSNVFFGCLALTALYGGASYEQVGWWIALGALCDFLDGAAARALKVSSPLGKELDSLADMVTFGVVPASIAFRMLQNIGFGWAAAAFLIAAASALRLARFNLDERQQTYFIGVPTPANTLFWLGMPFLWQQIDLPPRLSLLLLLGMILLSSYWLLAPWALFSLKFKNLSWHDNRIRYIFVALSIFCLALQQWGGLPLLIVLYVLLSWFFFSPKQ, from the coding sequence ATGCACACTATCACCCGTCATATACCTAACGCATTGACACTAAGCAACGTATTTTTCGGATGCTTGGCGCTGACCGCCCTTTACGGAGGTGCCTCTTATGAACAAGTAGGCTGGTGGATTGCTTTGGGCGCTCTCTGTGATTTCTTGGACGGTGCGGCGGCACGTGCCCTCAAAGTAAGCTCTCCACTGGGCAAAGAGCTCGACTCCTTAGCAGACATGGTTACTTTTGGCGTAGTGCCCGCTTCCATTGCTTTTCGTATGCTTCAAAATATAGGCTTTGGGTGGGCAGCGGCTGCTTTTCTCATTGCAGCGGCATCGGCTTTGCGCTTGGCTCGCTTCAATTTAGACGAACGCCAACAGACTTACTTCATAGGAGTACCTACGCCTGCCAATACGCTCTTCTGGCTGGGCATGCCTTTTCTATGGCAACAGATAGACCTGCCCCCTCGGCTATCGCTCTTGTTGCTGCTGGGCATGATACTACTCAGTAGCTACTGGTTGTTGGCACCATGGGCACTGTTTTCACTTAAATTCAAAAATTTATCTTGGCACGACAACCGCATTCGCTATATTTTTGTAGCTTTGAGTATATTTTGCCTTGCCCTCCAGCAATGGGGCGGATTACCTCTTCTCATTGTCTTGTATGTGCTTTTATCGTGGTTCTTTTTCTCTCCAAAACAATAG
- the purS gene encoding phosphoribosylformylglycinamidine synthase subunit PurS translates to MKFVAEINVMPKKELLDPQGKAVKMGLKHLHIDNVKDVRIGKHIVLTLEAASSQEAREIVDNACQKLLANVIMEDYSFEIRELQESLKQ, encoded by the coding sequence ATGAAATTTGTAGCAGAAATAAACGTGATGCCCAAAAAAGAATTGCTTGACCCACAAGGAAAAGCCGTAAAAATGGGACTGAAACACCTGCACATTGATAATGTAAAAGATGTAAGAATTGGCAAGCATATCGTATTAACACTTGAAGCAGCTTCTTCCCAAGAAGCACGCGAAATTGTAGACAATGCCTGTCAGAAACTATTGGCTAATGTTATTATGGAAGACTATAGCTTTGAAATCAGGGAACTGCAAGAGTCGCTCAAACAATAA
- a CDS encoding aminopeptidase produces MKWLWRFMLLLALLLCMGALYYAPLLPYGWRQLKGQLHVLWHTVPLEEVWKNDTLSPAVRYRLHLIGEIKAFAETTLSLKPTDNYRTFYDTRGEPVLWVVTAAPPYALDYYYWYFPFLGQVSYKGHFERIYAEQDSARLSAEGYEVSIGEVAAWSTLGILSDPILSSMTERSEGELAELIIHELTHATVYLPDSVEFNENLASFVGQEGAKLFLQQRYGKHSFFYRDYERRLKDRLLYINFLLHEAARLDSLYRSERFRALPNAEKQRLKKHFYAELEKKLLELPLSASTRFRLRRLPPRLNNVELCDVLRYYSRQDTLRWIFQQEFHSSLPAMIQSFRK; encoded by the coding sequence ATGAAATGGCTTTGGCGGTTTATGCTTCTGTTGGCATTGCTGTTGTGTATGGGGGCTTTGTATTATGCCCCGCTGCTGCCCTATGGCTGGCGACAGCTCAAAGGTCAGTTGCATGTCTTGTGGCATACAGTGCCTCTTGAAGAAGTGTGGAAAAATGACACCTTGTCGCCGGCAGTACGCTATCGCCTGCATCTGATAGGTGAAATCAAGGCATTTGCGGAGACGACTTTGAGCCTAAAGCCCACAGACAACTACCGCACTTTCTATGATACTCGAGGCGAGCCAGTACTTTGGGTAGTTACGGCAGCACCGCCTTATGCCCTGGATTATTACTACTGGTATTTTCCGTTCTTGGGGCAGGTGTCTTACAAAGGGCATTTCGAGCGCATTTATGCCGAGCAGGACTCGGCACGTCTTTCTGCCGAAGGCTATGAGGTGTCTATTGGCGAGGTGGCGGCATGGTCCACGTTGGGCATTCTTAGCGACCCTATTTTGTCTTCCATGACAGAACGTAGCGAGGGCGAGTTGGCAGAGCTTATCATCCATGAGTTGACTCATGCTACTGTTTATTTGCCAGATAGTGTGGAGTTCAATGAAAATCTGGCTTCTTTTGTGGGGCAGGAAGGCGCTAAGCTGTTTTTGCAGCAGCGTTATGGAAAACACAGTTTCTTTTACCGCGACTATGAGCGCCGCTTGAAAGACCGCTTGTTATATATCAACTTTTTGCTGCACGAAGCGGCAAGACTCGATAGTTTGTATCGCAGTGAGCGCTTCCGGGCTTTACCCAACGCAGAAAAGCAGCGCTTGAAAAAGCATTTTTATGCAGAGCTTGAAAAAAAGCTGCTTGAATTGCCACTGAGTGCATCCACTCGTTTTCGGTTGCGCCGCCTGCCACCCCGCCTCAACAACGTGGAGCTGTGCGATGTGTTGCGTTACTATAGCCGTCAAGACACCCTGAGATGGATATTTCAACAGGAGTTTCACAGCAGTCTGCCGGCTATGATACAGTCTTTTAGAAAGTGA
- a CDS encoding NADH-quinone oxidoreductase subunit 5 family protein, giving the protein MEIVHSLWLLLLLPLIWGLTLLVQPFARARLDGTVSTLLFACLTFAGWFFLQVSKGSSVASIAAPAQWQLLPNFSLNCGIYIDYPTAWMIFIVGLVSCCVALYSCRYMQAEAHRSRYFAYLSLFVFAMLLIVVVRDLLLIYVGWELVGLCSYLLIGFWHEKAEARRAAWQAFVTNRLGDTGFILGIGACLLLSGTTDMLQYKEVLPWWVALCLFGGTLGKSAQFPLHFWLPDAMAGPTPASALIHAATMVAAGVYLLFRLHAYFPDSALLTIACLALLSILWSGLLACVQKDMKRVLAYSTVSQLGYMILAIALYNPAGGFIHLLTHAFFKAGLFLAVGAVIYYLHHWQEHKGIHFDAQNMFLTGGWARKAPWLAAPYFLFAAALAGFPLTAGALSKEHIIMQAWASYSRFGSIAFYLSSGAIAGAFITAFYMGRQAGLIWLRPAPQNQHDTHRIKAQGTFFIPILVLALGSLWFWWSPHPFDLEYGTIWQRFNAPSVALPHGIGYLTTLGALFMFALGVWLYGFSKKGKEAATEPYLQKLTRLLYRLCCLQDKTIQQLMSLNQQRVQLERALLQDRLAARWMQLCRAIHRFDRHGVDGVVRQTARATVVFAHIIAWTDRQIVDGIVKGFGIAARFIAYVGSRLQSGILQEYVWIALVALALFLWGIAM; this is encoded by the coding sequence ATGGAGATTGTCCACAGTTTATGGCTCTTACTTCTGTTGCCGCTGATATGGGGGCTCACTCTGTTAGTACAGCCCTTTGCACGGGCGCGCCTCGATGGAACTGTATCGACACTATTGTTCGCTTGCCTGACCTTCGCCGGCTGGTTTTTCTTACAAGTAAGCAAAGGTAGCTCTGTTGCCTCAATAGCCGCCCCAGCACAATGGCAGTTGCTGCCTAACTTTTCACTCAACTGTGGCATTTACATCGACTACCCCACCGCATGGATGATTTTCATTGTAGGCTTGGTAAGCTGTTGCGTGGCGCTTTACTCTTGTCGCTACATGCAAGCGGAAGCCCACCGCAGCCGTTACTTTGCCTATCTCTCGCTTTTTGTATTTGCCATGCTGCTTATTGTAGTGGTGCGCGACTTGCTGCTTATTTATGTAGGCTGGGAGTTGGTAGGGCTTTGTTCTTACCTGCTCATTGGCTTCTGGCACGAAAAAGCCGAAGCACGCCGGGCTGCCTGGCAGGCGTTCGTTACCAACCGACTGGGCGATACAGGTTTCATTCTGGGCATTGGGGCTTGCTTACTGTTGAGCGGCACCACCGACATGCTTCAATACAAAGAAGTATTGCCTTGGTGGGTTGCTCTCTGCTTGTTTGGAGGCACCTTAGGCAAGTCTGCCCAGTTCCCACTTCATTTTTGGCTACCCGATGCGATGGCGGGTCCTACCCCTGCCTCGGCACTCATCCATGCGGCTACGATGGTTGCCGCTGGTGTGTATCTACTGTTTCGACTGCATGCTTACTTCCCCGATAGCGCTTTGTTGACCATCGCCTGCTTGGCTTTGTTGAGCATCCTTTGGAGTGGGCTGCTTGCCTGTGTTCAAAAGGACATGAAACGGGTACTCGCTTATTCCACCGTATCGCAGCTGGGGTACATGATTCTGGCAATTGCTCTGTACAACCCTGCCGGAGGCTTTATTCATTTGCTTACGCATGCTTTTTTCAAAGCCGGCTTGTTTTTGGCTGTCGGAGCTGTCATCTATTACCTGCACCATTGGCAAGAACACAAAGGCATACATTTCGACGCACAAAACATGTTCTTGACTGGTGGCTGGGCACGAAAAGCTCCGTGGCTGGCTGCTCCTTATTTTCTATTCGCTGCGGCACTTGCCGGCTTCCCCCTGACAGCGGGCGCCCTCAGCAAAGAGCACATCATCATGCAGGCATGGGCATCATATAGCCGTTTTGGCTCCATCGCTTTCTATTTGAGCAGTGGAGCAATCGCTGGCGCCTTTATCACTGCTTTTTACATGGGACGCCAAGCGGGCTTGATTTGGCTGCGTCCGGCACCGCAAAACCAACACGATACCCATAGAATAAAAGCTCAGGGCACATTTTTTATCCCGATACTCGTGTTAGCTTTGGGCAGTCTGTGGTTTTGGTGGAGCCCCCATCCGTTCGACTTGGAATATGGTACCATCTGGCAGCGATTCAATGCCCCTTCTGTGGCATTACCCCATGGCATCGGCTACCTAACGACCCTCGGCGCTTTGTTTATGTTTGCCTTAGGTGTATGGCTTTATGGTTTTTCCAAAAAGGGAAAAGAAGCGGCTACCGAGCCTTATCTGCAAAAACTTACCCGCCTGCTATACCGTCTCTGCTGCTTGCAAGACAAGACAATCCAGCAGCTCATGAGCCTAAACCAGCAAAGGGTACAGTTGGAAAGAGCATTGTTGCAAGACCGCTTGGCTGCCCGCTGGATGCAACTCTGCCGAGCAATTCACCGCTTTGACCGGCACGGTGTCGATGGAGTCGTTCGCCAAACTGCCCGTGCAACGGTTGTCTTTGCGCACATAATAGCATGGACAGACCGCCAAATAGTAGATGGCATCGTAAAAGGATTTGGCATCGCTGCACGATTTATTGCCTATGTAGGCAGCCGTTTGCAAAGCGGCATCCTGCAAGAATATGTGTGGATAGCTCTTGTTGCGCTGGCTCTGTTTCTCTGGGGAATCGCAATGTAG
- the cysD gene encoding sulfate adenylyltransferase subunit CysD, producing MKYFDYLDYLEAEAMYILRETAGQFERPALLFSGGKDSITLVHLALKAFRPGKLPFPLVHIDTGHNFPEAIAFRDALVEKTGAELIVGYVQDSIDQGKVVEPTGKYASRNALQSVTLLDTIQAHAFDACIGGARRDEEKARAKERIFSHRDEFGQWQPKKQRPELWNIYNGSLRKGEHMRVFPISNWTELDVWHYILREGIELPSLYFAHRRECILRDGQLLANSDFIYKDEQDVIVEKKVRFRTVGDMTCTAAVESDAETVEQVIEEIKAARTTERGTRVDDQMSEAAMEDRKKQGYF from the coding sequence ATGAAATATTTCGATTACTTAGACTACCTCGAAGCCGAAGCCATGTACATACTACGCGAAACAGCCGGTCAATTTGAACGTCCTGCCTTGCTTTTCTCCGGCGGTAAAGACTCTATTACTTTGGTGCATCTTGCTTTGAAAGCATTCCGCCCGGGCAAATTACCTTTCCCTTTAGTGCATATCGACACCGGGCACAATTTCCCCGAAGCCATTGCTTTTCGTGATGCACTGGTAGAAAAAACTGGGGCAGAGCTGATTGTAGGTTATGTGCAAGACTCGATAGACCAGGGCAAGGTGGTAGAGCCTACCGGCAAATATGCCAGTCGTAACGCTTTGCAAAGTGTTACCCTGCTTGATACTATTCAGGCGCATGCCTTCGATGCTTGCATAGGTGGGGCGCGTCGCGACGAAGAAAAAGCACGTGCCAAAGAGCGTATTTTTTCACATCGCGATGAGTTCGGGCAGTGGCAACCCAAAAAACAGCGTCCCGAATTGTGGAATATCTATAACGGAAGCCTGCGCAAAGGCGAGCATATGCGTGTGTTTCCCATCAGCAACTGGACCGAGCTGGATGTATGGCATTACATTCTGCGCGAAGGCATAGAGCTGCCTTCTTTGTATTTTGCCCACCGCCGCGAGTGCATCCTGCGTGACGGTCAGCTGTTGGCAAACTCTGACTTCATCTACAAAGATGAACAAGACGTGATAGTAGAAAAGAAGGTACGCTTTCGCACAGTAGGAGATATGACCTGTACGGCAGCCGTAGAGTCCGATGCCGAAACAGTAGAGCAGGTGATTGAGGAAATCAAGGCGGCAAGAACCACCGAGCGTGGTACCCGGGTCGATGACCAGATGTCGGAGGCAGCTATGGAAGACCGAAAAAAGCAAGGGTATTTTTAA
- a CDS encoding phosphoadenylyl-sulfate reductase encodes MNELITKAEACLHAQDIATTLRKLSEAFGEHLAFSTSLSLEDQIITHFIFSNNLPIRVFTLDTGRLFPQTYETMERTRKKYGKTIEVYFPPQEEVERMVNAKGMFSFYESVENRKECCFIRKVLPLNRALQGVQCWITGIRAEHSPLRSNTQLIEWDDSRRIVKYQPLLHWSTSQVEAFVKEHNIPYNPLYDQGFLSIGCQPCTRAVAPGEDIRAGRWWWEQSHKECGLHTR; translated from the coding sequence ATGAATGAATTGATAACAAAAGCGGAAGCTTGCTTACATGCACAAGACATCGCAACGACCTTACGCAAATTGAGTGAGGCATTTGGTGAGCACTTGGCTTTTTCTACCAGTCTGAGCTTGGAAGACCAAATCATTACGCACTTTATATTTTCCAATAACCTGCCCATACGGGTGTTTACCTTAGATACTGGTCGCCTTTTTCCACAGACCTACGAGACCATGGAGCGCACCCGTAAAAAATACGGCAAAACTATAGAGGTCTATTTCCCGCCACAAGAAGAAGTAGAACGTATGGTGAATGCCAAGGGAATGTTCAGCTTCTATGAATCAGTGGAAAACCGCAAGGAGTGCTGCTTTATCCGGAAAGTATTGCCTTTGAACCGTGCGCTGCAGGGCGTGCAGTGTTGGATTACCGGCATTAGAGCCGAGCACTCACCACTGCGTAGTAATACCCAATTGATTGAATGGGACGATAGCCGTCGCATAGTGAAATACCAGCCTTTGCTGCATTGGAGCACCTCCCAAGTAGAAGCTTTTGTAAAAGAGCACAACATTCCCTACAACCCCCTCTACGACCAAGGTTTTTTGAGCATTGGTTGCCAGCCCTGCACACGTGCCGTGGCACCGGGCGAAGACATTCGCGCCGGACGCTGGTGGTGGGAACAAAGCCACAAAGAGTGTGGTTTGCATACCCGTTGA
- the ribD gene encoding bifunctional diaminohydroxyphosphoribosylaminopyrimidine deaminase/5-amino-6-(5-phosphoribosylamino)uracil reductase RibD, producing the protein MTQHKEDIFWMQRALQLAMYGKGHTSPNPLVGSVVVHQGRILGEGWHQRYGEAHAEVNALKQVVNEALLPQSTVYVNLEPCAHFGKTPPCARLLIEKKVQRVVIANLDPNPLVAGKGIAMLKKAGIEVEIGICEKEGLWLNRRFFTFITQQRPYIVLKWAQSSDGFLAPDPPAPSWMTSPLSKQMVHRWRSEEAAILTGKNTLLIDNPQLTARLWHGKQPWRIVIDRQGELSSHLRVFAADAPTLYFSPRLPQELLSYKHLTWCRLPAERSQDYPSLLAFVLEECHQRGIQSLLVEGGKHTLDTFLQAGLWDEIRLFIAPRLLQKGLSAPSIPAGARLLDRQEIDGDLLLFYSNPQNAYHAHYHPSYT; encoded by the coding sequence ATGACTCAGCATAAAGAAGACATTTTTTGGATGCAACGTGCTTTGCAGCTGGCTATGTATGGCAAAGGGCACACTTCACCCAACCCACTGGTAGGCAGTGTGGTAGTTCATCAAGGGCGTATCTTAGGTGAGGGATGGCATCAACGGTATGGGGAGGCACACGCCGAAGTAAACGCTTTAAAACAGGTAGTCAACGAAGCACTACTGCCCCAAAGCACTGTATATGTCAACTTAGAGCCTTGCGCTCACTTCGGAAAGACGCCCCCTTGTGCTCGCCTGTTAATAGAGAAGAAAGTGCAACGGGTGGTGATTGCCAATCTGGACCCCAACCCACTGGTTGCCGGTAAAGGCATTGCCATGCTCAAGAAAGCAGGCATAGAGGTTGAGATTGGCATTTGCGAAAAAGAAGGTTTATGGCTCAACCGCCGCTTCTTCACCTTCATCACTCAACAACGCCCCTACATCGTATTGAAATGGGCACAAAGTAGTGATGGTTTTCTTGCCCCAGACCCACCGGCGCCCTCATGGATGACAAGCCCGCTAAGCAAACAGATGGTGCACCGCTGGCGCAGCGAAGAGGCAGCCATACTTACTGGCAAAAACACCCTGCTGATTGACAACCCACAACTCACCGCCCGCCTGTGGCATGGAAAACAACCGTGGCGCATAGTCATAGACCGCCAAGGCGAGTTGTCAAGCCACTTGCGTGTATTTGCCGCCGACGCTCCTACACTTTATTTCAGTCCTCGCCTGCCACAGGAGCTATTGTCTTACAAGCACCTTACATGGTGCAGACTGCCTGCCGAAAGAAGCCAAGACTACCCTTCTCTTTTAGCATTTGTGCTCGAGGAGTGTCATCAGCGGGGTATTCAGTCCCTTCTTGTGGAAGGGGGCAAGCATACCTTAGATACTTTTCTGCAAGCCGGCTTGTGGGACGAGATACGTCTTTTTATAGCCCCCCGGCTGCTTCAAAAGGGGCTCAGTGCCCCCAGCATCCCAGCGGGCGCTCGACTATTAGACCGCCAAGAGATAGATGGAGACCTGCTTTTGTTTTACTCAAACCCCCAAAATGCCTATCATGCACACTATCACCCGTCATATACCTAA